The following nucleotide sequence is from Corylus avellana chromosome ca7, CavTom2PMs-1.0.
GTTCCCCaccaaaattatatatagagagagagagagagggagagagaaagagagaaagagagagaaattccATCCTAAAAGAAAATGCAACAGAAAACAGAGGTCATTTTACCTCAAATGGAAACATAGTTTCCCCTCCTCCTTCAACATTAGATAAATACAACAAGAAAGAAGCAACCTGTATGAAGAAACACTGACTTGTCATCATTCTTTATAACCGTTGACTCcacaataattaataattaaaagtCCATAACTAAGCATGTCAAGCAATGAAGAAACACCGAAGATATGGAAATAAACGTATTAGTGTATATATGCTATATGGTTCAAACTAGTCAAAAGGAGATACATTTCATTAAGGCTCATCATAAATAAACTCACAAATCATCTTGAATGTGATAGCAAATTGAGATCATTTGGAGGTGAGTGTTGCTATTGTCATCACCAAAGCATAAACTTATAGCCCGTTTAGAATTgcgttaaaaaatatatattttgtttatatataaaaaaataaaaaataaaaaagcttgaAAGAGCTTTTTTAAAAAGTCTAATTTTCAAGCTTCCCCAAATGCAGTTTTGAgctttttagagcaaaaaaagtgaaaaaaaaaaaagaaaagtgatttATAAGCTTTTTATCAAACGGACCACTGGTACaactttttatgtattaaaaatatttttttaagttttttaacgcaatctcaaataagcTCTTAATGTCAACATAACTGGTCAAGTGATAATAAATCTAACAAAGCACTTTGTTCAATTTTGTTCTGCctatttttatagcaattgaAGTGCAAGGATAAACAAAACACCCATTGTTGCACATATTTTCTCAATCTTTTTGAGAAGACAATTACGTAAGATGCTGCATTATCACCTTAAGCTATTAGCCCAAAtgcaattataaaaataaataaaataaaataaaaaagcaaacaCGCTATAAACTAtattattgggaaaaaaaaagttccgtgatcacaaaaaaaaaaaaacagcttttTTGCTTAAGATGTACCCTTTGGCTCTTCTGTGGGCCATATTCGGCAGGACTGAATGCGTCATAATGAGACTTATACAACTGCCCAACCTCATATCGCAAGATGTTGAACGCCTGAAACATGGTAATATCCTCAGACAATTCTAAAATTTCCATGAAATAAAAAGGCTAACTACTTcaacgataaaaaaaaaaaaaaaaaaaaaacagagttgAATATAAGAATTATTTACATTATGAATAAGAGAAAAGCAGGTATCAGCCAAAAAGCATAGAAGGTAATATCGCGTTATTCAGCACTGGTGATTTCTAACAAGTTGTTGATAGGTTGTGTTGGACCATAACACTCCTAATGAAAAGGgcaagaaattttttcaaaagattcTCATTGTACAATGAATTCAGATATGTGCCAATTCTTATTCATGGACAAACTCAAATTCatacaccacaaaaaaaaaaaaaaaaaaaaaagagaagaaaaaaagtcttCTTCTTGCCACTAACAGACTAGAATCTGGAAATATGAAGGCAACATGAGAAACTTTTTTCCTGGTTCTATAATGTTGGGTGGTGaatagagagggagagagggagaaaggggaagagaacaaaaaaaactcttaagaTATCCACATAATTGAGGCAACAGATGTAAATATGCATTTTTGCTGAGGATCAATTTATTTGGAAGGTTCAGATAAAAAAAGCTTCAAGGTACAAACCAAACACCACCACTCTCCTaaatactattcatctcatttttctcaaaaaatcaacatcgaaatattttcaatttttatatcacataatttactttttactattattcaaataaaaaaatcactacaaaacaaaaatttttcacttttcaatactacCTTTTCAACTTTTCTATACcgatcattattattattattttatttaaaatgcataaaCAATGCCGTGTTGCCATATTGTTTAACAAGCAGGCCATATTGTTTAACAAGCAGGGCCACGATGTGCTATCCATGTGTGAGCAAAGCAACTGCAGCAGAGATCCACAACTAAATTGCCACTGAACTGAACATGCTACTAAATGCAGGGGAACATCAAAAAATCTTCTTCCCCATgccaaagaaaataatagagaaaaggaagaaaggaCAACCAAGAAAACAAGCTGATTGGAAGGAGATGCAGAAGGCAATTATACAGGTATTATCAACCGGTTTCCATTCTCCACTGCAACTCAAAGAAAGCAAAGTCAATCAACCAACAACACCCCaccaacccccccccccccagcATCAACTTTTCTATGTCTTTTAACTTTGTATTTACAGATAAACATAAACGTCTTTTCTATATAAAAAAGGCATTTCAGAtccatcaaattgaaaatagcTATAGTCTTTTGCATATCATATAATCATAATTATACACTATATCTTTATCTGCTaaccaagagagaaagagagaaagagatactgATGATGATAAATACAATGACTAGCACCTCTCCATGGTTCCTGGGAAGCATTGTCGCCCTTGCAATTTTTCCCTCAATCACATCCAAAATCCCAGTTTTGTCTTCCTCGGCACTAAGAAATACGCCAGAACTGTTTCATAGGAAGAGTAAGCTAATGGTAGAATGTCTCATCAACATAATCAGTCTGTCCTTAAACTTGATAAAGATGCCCATCACCATGATCATCAATTCTCACATACACTCTCAATACCACAAAAAACGTACACCAAGAAATAGCTTTAAGTGTATAGTaaaacatcagataataacgacaacaaaaaaacacacaacagagaaagagaaggaaagaaagatgaaaaagtTGCAATCGGCAATGATTCAATATTCAAGACtatgaattttcaaattaattaattacttagaCTATCTTACATTCTTCTTccattttattcattaattcattgggaaaaagagagataaagtTGAGAAACATCATCTGGTAATTTCACACCGATCAGTTCACGTTTCATTGGTTTCTGTTGTGCGCTGTTGCTCTCTCCCTCGAAGCCTTTGTTTACTTCCAAAACGATTTGTTTGGTTCTGTTCAATTTGCTTCGTTTACCTTTCATTCAGTATAAGgtattacattatttaaaatttttaaatgacaagaaaatataaacaacttatacaccgttttcattttagttttgcCTCCAACCTAAAATTCTAGTTCCACAAGAAAGAATCACACTCAATTTCACTCGTTGCCAATTCCAATATCACATGGCAGACTTCGAATTTCTGCATGCCTATTGTGCTTAAAATATTATATGCATAACCAATATCCAGCTAAGGCTCTGTTAAATCGAAGCAAATTGAATGTCTCAGCTAAGGCTATGCATAACCCGTATGGTATCAAAGACAACTCAATCAaccttataatatatatagtttacgGTAAAatactctctccctctcacacACACATAAACACAAACACACAGAAGTAACATACCTTGTTCTGATTCCCTTTATGCTCTCTTCTGTGTCTCCCGGTCGTAAAGCCAAGGTTGATGGTCGAAGACGCGGCTCTGCCATTTCTATTACGCTTTGGCATTGTTCTGGTGTTGCAAAATTGGGAAAATATACAGCCCGCGGCCTCCAGCTCAAAACCTATTGGGAGTAAAACTACATGTGAAATATACaattcagaaaagaaaaaaaatctaattcaaCAATTAAGTATATTAACTCTCATTCTCTCAATCAGAATCATGTGATTCACACTCATTAGGCAGATTTTGGTTCGAGGCTTCGAGCTTAGTTCCTATCCAATTGAAATATTTAAACAGccacaaaaacgaaaaaaagaaatctcaaAGAATTGCTTAAACCGATCGTACCTGAAAGGGAATTGAAGTAACAGAATCATCTCCGGTCTCTCCAGGATTCAATAAACTGTACTCTCTTCCCTCGTTGATCGACTCGAGCCGTCTCGGTCTCTGCCTAGCAATAGAAATACCCAGCCgatgaaattaaaagaaaaaactgttaaaatattttccaaaaacatagagaaaaaggaaaactgtGTGAAATTTGGAATTCGAAGGAATCGACCTGATCGGAGAGGCGAGAAGAGGCGAAGAAGCCGGCGACgacgaggaagaagaagaagcttaaGAGGAGGACCGCCGGTGACGGTAGCTTCCTCGTCGTCATGCTCCAATTCCCCTTGGCGCTTTTGCTTTTCATATCCACCGTGAGCTTGTtgttcaaaaattcaaatacgCAACCTCTCGTTCTCAGTTCTCACTTAGTTTCTCTTTGAGTCGAGTCCGTTTAGCTTTCGTTTCGTTGGGATGGGTCGGTGTTGGGCAGGTAGTCAATTTAAAGGACTTGGGGGGTTTCGTTATGGAAACCGTACGATACGGCGGGAATTTTCTTTAACGGATGGATTGACTTTGATTCTACTTATCAAATCGTGCTGGATTTTCATGTCCAGACAACTAATTGCATCATGTCATTTCGGTAGCTTCCAGGATTAGAAAAGAAGTTTCCTGTATTAGCGcattgaactttcaaattttaagaatgatgctttgataaaactttttagagGATGCTTTACTGCTcttaaaattctttcaatttaatctctaacacataaaaataatttatatttttttttaataatttgtggttcttatattatttttgaatgacattagtaaaaaaatttgtgttttttactTGTTTAAACAGTTGACACTTCTagattttgattgaaaaaattgttgaaattttttttaaggttaaatactttatttgtACATgagtttgctttttttttttttttttttttaacctaaggTTCAAAAAGAGTCATATATGATGTCTGACTTACGGGAAAATACTTAGTACTTCCATTAGGTTTCGTCACACATGtcattatataaaaatgttacgtgtcttaaatttttttttttaaaaaaaaattaaacctgaaaaaaaaattttgaaaaattcatagggtggccggccacccccattttggtcATTGAGGGTGGCCCAAGGCTGGTCTAGGTGTGGCTAAACCACCCCTAAGGTCCTTGgaaaagccacccccaatggccacaaagggggtggccaaggcCTTTGAGGGTGGCTTTGACCACCACCTTTTTGgctattgggggtggccgaaccacccccagacaGGCCTTAGGGGTGGCTGGGCAcctcatgaatttttattttttattttttattttttatttttgtaggtttaatttttctattattattattttttttagggcatGTGacattttgttagttttggttaGCGAAGGTACTCAGTTGgcattttcctttaaataaGATTTATGACCTTTTTGTACCctaggtgagaaaaaaataaaaactgcaaATCTAGatactaataaagtatttaacccaaaattttaaaatctaatttgtaagaaatttatatccaaaatcattttcagctaatttatattcaattattttgatgtttttaagAATGATGTATACTTGTTGAgctgtttattaatatttttgttttaagaaaaaaaaaatagtggaaaATGGGATATAACTGTTTTCTCGCCGCTTaggattaaaataaaagatagagagagaagagacAGAAACGAACCAAATCGAAGCAGAAGCGGATCTTGCCGGTTGCCACAATCTAAATCCCAGAAAAGTTTTCACTTTTCTGTCAGCCCACCTCTGTTGAAGCACGAGATGGATTAGACTGATTGCAGATCATGTTGGAGATGATGGAAAGCATTTGCCATGATATGACTGCTTGCAATGATGTACACACGCAATAACCCCCAAATTTAGAAGGAACTTGTCTGGTAGAGGGATTAAAGGTCCCTTCCAGGGCATGTGATTCCTTTAATTCAAACCAAACGTGCACcataaaacaagagaaaaatgtaagAGCAATAGCAGAAATTATTGCCTTATAAAGATCACTATATGGTCAAATCATTAGCTTTAAACTCTTCCAATGACATTATACAATCAAGAAGAAACGGAGGGTGAACAGGaattcaatcttttctttttctttttccttttttttaaattggtgtTCTAAACTGGGAAAGCAATAGTAAAACTATTATATCATTTGGCCTTAAAGACTTGTAAATGAGCTATCTAGAGCACGAAATGGTGAACTCCTCAACTCGTAAATACTGTTATTTATTAATACTAACGGATAAAATAAGTGTAAATAACAAGGGTATCATTCTATTTGCACTATACTATATCGACAAAGTATAACTCACTTGAATTGGAATGTTTTACATGTTTTGAATTGCTCTTGAGTTCAAATCTTGTCATTATTTTCAATAGAAAACACATTATGTGTATTTGGCACGCACgtcttaattattttaaaattacaaatttaactACGTGGTGAAActaaaccatttaaaaaaatatatttaaaaaaattaatacaaaagtGGCTAATATGGGATGGTCAGTCATCCCCCTGTTGTAGTTTTTGTTTGAATGTAGCTTATATCCCATGATTCTTTTACCAGAGATcttctattaaaaaatgaatggaCAAGACTATATGATTAAAGAAAAAGTTGAGGAAAAAAATCTAGTctctcaatttttaaaagtttaaaaaagaCATTGCCAATTAGATAATAATTTGAGAGAAATATGTAGgacttttttcaaaagttattCGATGACAAATTCATTGGATGAAAGCCATATCCTTTTTATTcttgatgaaaagaaaaaaatctttcaCTCTTGCAAtagttctttttttccttttctaaaaGGGTATAATTTCACAATTACGATAAATTAGCAACTTCAAAATAGCTGAGACGCAAGTGCTAGTCACGTGGAACGTATTCCATCCAACAGGGCAACCTGaaacatttttgtaattttaaattcaagttATAATGAGTCATAGTCTGAAGATATAAGTGCTAGAGTGGTATTTAATGGTAAAATTTACCCTAAAATAGCCATCCAATTGAGAAATTCACTGGTCTTGGTCTTGCTCACTCTCAGCCCGTGCAAACATCAGGAAAGTACTCGAAATTGCGTGCAAGGGAACACTTGCCACGTTGCTAAAGCAAGCCTGTGCCTTCGCTCTTCCAAACCACAAAAATTAAGCACAACGACCACAACATTTGGATAATCGAAGTTCTAAGCCCATCAAGTGAACGGTATAAAACAAAGCACGTGGACACCAAGCTTGTACACATTACCAACTCAAATAGTGCCACGCTGAAATGGCAGTTCCTCATTGGTGCCTGTTCTGTCCCATTGGCAAAAAAATGGTCCCCGTCATGAAGCAACAAAATCCTTTTGTATCCATTATTCCCCTCCACGTAAATAATACATGGTCTCTTAAAGACACACCACTAGTCCTCTAACCATAGAGCGTAGAATCCCTGTTCCTCCTATCTTCCTCCAAACTTAAACAAGAATCGAACAGAGAAATTAAATCAGAATATTGCCTCTGACTGCACCTATCATTGTCAGATTCTGGAAATAAATGCTCAGGTTAAATGTGTATTGCTCTCTGATTCCCAGTTCAAGCCATGTCAAGCTTGGAAGCAGCTACGGTTCGTGGATCATTCACTATCACAGGACTTGGAAACCGAGTCAGGGGATTTCCGTCAAGGCCTTGAAAGATGGGGAAACAAGCGGATTCCGGGGTCGGAGTTGGGACCCTGGGTTGGAAATTGAGGTTCCTTTTGAACAAAGGCCGGTATGTTCACACTATAACTATGTAGTTGTTGTCGGGAAAAGAGTATATACCTGTTATGGTAACTGCTTTCTTCATTAGTCCCTGGAAACCATCAAGCAGAGAAAACAACACTTTTCTGTTGAACTTTATCGTTGCACTAACCCCTTAAACcatcaatatatataactttCTCGCTAGTCTCATGTTATGGAAAAGAAGGGGATAAACGTGGATAATTTCAAAAGCATGATAGTGGGTGAAGCCACTCATTGGTGGAGAAAACTTATTCAATAGATTCAGGCATATCATATCATGTGTTGTTTGCCAATTCAAATACTTACAGTTATTTGCTTTCTGTCATAGGTGAACGAGTACTCATCTCTAAAAGATGGAGCCCTATATTCATGGGGGGAACTTCGTCCTGGGCCATTTTTCCTTCGTCTTGGAGGCCTCTGGTTAGTAGCTTTCACTAGTCTAGGAGTACCAATTGCAGCTGCAAGCTTTAATCCTTCAAGGGTAAGACCAAAATGAAGCCACCTCTTTTGTGTACAAGTACtgacttttttctcttttggccCGTTTGTTAATAaatattacaagaaatatttccTGAACAAGAGCAGAACACGTACGAACCATCATAATTGATCTACAAGAAGACTGTCTCAAAAACCACAAGCTCTTTATATTTAGAACAATACTTGATCTTAGCAAAATTACACAGAGACAATTAATAACATAGTTTCACACCAACATGGGCAGAATACCTGTAAAACCCAGCAAGGTATATTTTCATTGTTGAAAAATCTTTCTGCTAGTATTATGTTTACAATTCTTTATGTTCCAACCTTGCAGGAACCTCTAAGATTTCTGCTAGCAGCTGGAACAGGAACTCTGTTCCTTGTGTCATTAATTGTCTTAAGAATTTACCTGGTATCTTCTCCTCCTTCTTCATCGTGCTAGTCTTTTCATATCTGGAGTGTGTGGGTTTAACTTTGACAGCAAGCAGTTGCAGGGGAAATTTTTGAGAGAATAGTTACAAAGGCTACCTATTAAATGATAGATACAAAACATTAGAATGGTCTGTTGCACTCTTACAACAATTAAAGAATTGCTCTGGAAAGCGTTTGCTATTTCAATTGTTTATCTTTCACTTACCAATCCAGGGTGACAGAAAACGATATTGTTTAAATAGTTTTCTAGTTATGGGCACAGCCAGGAAACAAAAGCGCCATCCTCTAGATATTGTTAAGTGGGTTCACACATTGACAGATTCAACAGCactgtaaatatatataattgttctgaaactctttttaatatttttgtggaCCAATTTGGGAAGATACCCACATGGACGCTAAAATCCTTTACGGGAGACATTATGAGTTCAACCCAAGAGGCTTACACCAAATAGAGACCACACCAACAACCTAATCCAAGTAACAAATAAGAGAGAGAGCTTCTGAAATACACAATTAGAAGGACCTTGTGGCAATATAGACATGCACAACCTCAGCAGCATTCACAGGACTTGTTAACAGCTGTCAGGTTTAAATATGAAACATCATTCACTAGTATTCTTATAACTGATAAACGATTTGAATAATGTGTATTGCAGGGATGGAGTTATGTTGGTGATAGACTTCTATCAGCAGTAATACCCTACGAAGAGAGTGGATGGTATGATGGGCAAATGTGGGTAAAGCCACCCGAGGTTAGCAACCTTTTTGTATCTATCTAtctgtctttctttcttgtgaGGAGACCAGGGGAATAATTAGCAACAGGCAAATACTGTGAGATTGTGAATGCCTTCTATTCCTTGATTCTGGGTATTTGTAACAAAGATGTATTTCTGCTACTGAATACTTAATTGCAAACCTCAACCAGAATGTGCCAGTAAAATAATGAAAAGTGGATTAGTTAACCTCTTAAGAGTACTTCGACCAAAAAATCCTACAGGTTTTTAACCAAAAGACAGTCTATAGATAGATTCAATACAGGACAAGGTCTGCAGAAGAGCCGAATGATCACATATGGCTGTGACGGGAGTGTTcagattttgatttttctctgcTGAAGATGTATTACTATGGCTTAACAGTAAAGCTCAGTAGTTCACAAGGTTGCCACCATTTGTGTGTATGTGCATGCAACATGCTGTGCAGAATTTCCTATTTAATGAGCAGGATCATTAGAGATACTGGAAATTTTAGTATAGAACATTGCCATCCCAAGCAATCAGCAAAACATAAGTCTGAAACTTCAGAACTGTCGACAATAACCTATTAAGCTTCATAAGTTGAAAAATCATATAGGGCCACGTAAGAGGGTATATTTAATATCAGAATAAACAAAATGCTTTAATGCAAGCAAATCCAGATAATTACATCTATTGGTGTTAACTGCACTAGAACATTCCATTCTGCCACCTTGCTTCAATTGGTACAATCGGATGGCAGCCAATAACTCAGTGAAGGATCCAAATACCTGGTGTAAATCAGGTATATAGTCTTAAACCAGCATCTAAAAGACAAACAAGTAAAATTTTAGATAATTTTATGACTTTCAGCTATAGTTGTTCAAGAGACGACCACAAATTGAGCATTCTTTTTGATGACAAGACAGAATGTGTACAGTGTACAGTAAGAAGGTCATAAGTTATTTTCATTCTGCTCAGCAGGCTCATAAAGGTAGCAACTATCGAAAACtaataattcattttttcttaCGTTGCAGATCCTGGCTCGTGATAGACTGTTGGGCTCTTACAAGGTATTAATCAATGCAAATGACTTCGCTAATCCTTGAGTTG
It contains:
- the LOC132187046 gene encoding probable prolyl 4-hydroxylase 9, coding for MKSKSAKGNWSMTTRKLPSPAVLLLSFFFFLVVAGFFASSRLSDQRPRRLESINEGREYSLLNPGETGDDSVTSIPFQVLSWRPRAVYFPNFATPEQCQSVIEMAEPRLRPSTLALRPGDTEESIKGIRTSSGVFLSAEEDKTGILDVIEGKIARATMLPRNHGEAFNILRYEVGQLYKSHYDAFSPAEYGPQKSQRVASFLLYLSNVEGGGETMFPFENGFNMDASYDFQDCMGLKVKPRKGDGLLFYSLFPNATIDPTSLHGSCPVIKGVKWVATKWIRDQEQDD
- the LOC132186394 gene encoding protein CONSERVED IN THE GREEN LINEAGE AND DIATOMS 27, chloroplastic isoform X1 → MLRLNVYCSLIPSSSHVKLGSSYGSWIIHYHRTWKPSQGISVKALKDGETSGFRGRSWDPGLEIEVPFEQRPVNEYSSLKDGALYSWGELRPGPFFLRLGGLWLVAFTSLGVPIAAASFNPSREPLRFLLAAGTGTLFLVSLIVLRIYLGWSYVGDRLLSAVIPYEESGWYDGQMWVKPPEILARDRLLGSYKVKPVIKRLKQTLVGTGVLLVTAVLLFIFATPVEQFFQTTFGTKGNPSDVPASKISTKLNIRKEELLKLPTEVMADDDLAAAAAQAADGRPVYCRDRFYRALAGGQYCKWEDLVK
- the LOC132186394 gene encoding protein CONSERVED IN THE GREEN LINEAGE AND DIATOMS 27, chloroplastic isoform X2, which translates into the protein MLRLNVYCSLIPSSSHVKLGSSYGSWIIHYHRTWKPSQGISVKALKDGETSGFRGRSWDPGLEIEVPFEQRPVNEYSSLKDGALYSWGELRPGPFFLRLGGLWLVAFTSLGVPIAAASFNPSRGWSYVGDRLLSAVIPYEESGWYDGQMWVKPPEILARDRLLGSYKVKPVIKRLKQTLVGTGVLLVTAVLLFIFATPVEQFFQTTFGTKGNPSDVPASKISTKLNIRKEELLKLPTEVMADDDLAAAAAQAADGRPVYCRDRFYRALAGGQYCKWEDLVK